The following are from one region of the Neorhodopirellula lusitana genome:
- a CDS encoding glutaredoxin family protein, giving the protein MKTRSIVRMFAILILGVMATWQTVAAADGRAGVVQLEVFVRSDKPSAGEVAVYLEELKQRIPGIEVLTRDVVKERPQLKRLYELTKKAGRSKPVVPSFYCCDRMYFGFEGSAKSGPLIEDLFTADVYTRRTCPRCADAKVFIRGLKQRWPAIQFRIHEVDVDAVARARWDALCRGAGSAPGLPTIDFGGHVIIGYRGDDTTGAELEELIGRKARVLAEAPNQPDPSARAQVWMGPVGSLLGVLQVSNVPDSDAVSNDVDDADLDQEWVLPDEATEDETGLADVNVESTSSATPEEVIDVPVFGELKVRDLGMPLFSFLVGLVDGFNPCAMWVLVFLLSVLVNIKDRRKIILIAGTFVLVSGMAYFAFMAAWLNLFLLIGIARPVQIVLGVLGLVIGVVNVKDFFAFKKGVSLSIPESKKPGLYRRVRQIVDAKYLTVAISGAIALAVVVNMIELLCTAGLPALYTQILTLQELPPWQNYAYLTIYITAYMLDDAVLLTIVVATLSHRKLQEREGRWLKLLSGLVILALGLVMIFRPELLQLGH; this is encoded by the coding sequence ATGAAGACTCGATCGATCGTTCGCATGTTCGCGATTCTAATTCTTGGGGTGATGGCGACGTGGCAAACGGTCGCGGCGGCTGACGGTCGAGCCGGCGTGGTCCAGCTCGAGGTGTTCGTTCGTAGCGATAAGCCATCGGCGGGTGAGGTCGCTGTCTATCTTGAAGAATTGAAACAGCGGATCCCCGGAATCGAGGTTCTGACGCGGGACGTCGTGAAAGAACGACCGCAATTGAAACGGCTCTATGAGCTGACAAAAAAAGCGGGGCGTTCTAAGCCGGTGGTGCCGTCTTTCTATTGTTGCGATCGGATGTATTTCGGGTTCGAGGGATCGGCAAAGAGCGGTCCGTTGATCGAAGATCTGTTCACCGCCGATGTCTACACACGTCGCACCTGTCCACGTTGTGCGGATGCGAAAGTTTTCATCCGTGGTTTGAAGCAGCGGTGGCCGGCGATTCAGTTCCGCATTCACGAGGTCGACGTTGACGCGGTTGCTCGCGCTCGTTGGGATGCCCTTTGTCGTGGGGCGGGAAGTGCACCTGGCCTACCGACGATCGACTTTGGTGGGCACGTAATCATTGGCTACCGAGGCGACGACACCACGGGTGCTGAATTGGAGGAACTGATCGGTCGAAAGGCACGCGTTCTGGCCGAGGCACCAAATCAGCCAGATCCATCCGCCAGAGCTCAGGTTTGGATGGGGCCGGTGGGTAGCCTTTTGGGCGTCTTGCAGGTTTCGAATGTGCCGGACAGTGACGCGGTCAGCAATGACGTTGACGACGCGGATCTCGATCAGGAGTGGGTGTTGCCAGATGAAGCGACGGAGGATGAAACGGGTTTGGCGGACGTGAACGTTGAGTCAACGAGTAGCGCAACTCCGGAAGAGGTGATCGATGTTCCGGTTTTCGGCGAGTTGAAGGTTCGTGACCTCGGTATGCCGCTATTCTCGTTTCTGGTTGGCCTTGTTGATGGCTTCAACCCGTGTGCGATGTGGGTTCTCGTCTTCCTGCTGTCCGTTTTGGTTAACATCAAGGATCGCCGGAAGATCATTCTGATTGCTGGCACGTTCGTGTTAGTCAGTGGGATGGCTTATTTCGCCTTCATGGCAGCTTGGCTGAACCTGTTTTTGTTGATCGGCATTGCTCGACCCGTTCAGATTGTTTTGGGAGTTTTGGGGCTGGTGATTGGCGTTGTGAACGTGAAGGATTTCTTCGCGTTCAAGAAGGGAGTTTCCCTGTCGATTCCCGAAAGCAAGAAGCCGGGCTTATACCGAAGAGTGCGGCAGATCGTAGACGCGAAATATTTGACCGTGGCCATTAGCGGCGCGATCGCGTTGGCTGTCGTGGTCAACATGATCGAGTTGCTCTGTACCGCTGGGTTGCCCGCCCTGTACACGCAAATCTTAACGCTGCAGGAACTGCCCCCGTGGCAAAACTATGCGTACCTGACGATCTACATCACTGCTTACATGCTTGATGATGCGGTGTTGCTAACCATCGTGGTCGCGACACTCTCACATCGCAAGTTGCAAGAACGCGAAGGCCGTTGGCTGAAACTGCTGAGCGGGCTCGTGATCCTGGCGCTGGGCCTGGTGATGATCTTCCGGCCGGAACTCTTGCAATTGGGACATTAG
- a CDS encoding sulfatase, with protein sequence MRDRLLLSCLMAIVSALVCSGSYAETPSVESSSTEASVPNVLFIAMDDLNDWIGCLGGHPQTITPNLDRLAASGILFNNAHCPAPACNPCRSAIFTGRSPHRSGMYDNRQAMREIMPTEVLIPQHFRNNGYRASGSGKMLHYFIEAASWDEYYPAAETENPLPDSADPKVRPASLPRGGPWQYVDTDWAALDMTDEEFGGDWLTAKYVSEQLNQKHDKPFFLACGLYRPHEPWFVPKKYFEPFPLESIQLPPGYKPNDLDDVPAVGASAARNRYFAHIQEQGQWKQGIQGYLASIHFADAMLGRVLDALEASPNADNTIVVLWSDHGWQLGEKEHWQKYTPWRAVTRVPLMVRVPAGISTALPSGTAAGTVCDAPVNLLSLYPTLIDLCGLPKKSGNDGPSILPLLSDPANQDWTHSSVTYLSKPGSYSVSNRTHQYIHYYDGSEELYDLESDPFEWTNLASLPSSEAILEAFRRDAPKDFHERVEPSVDSLVKLPWFPSQGKNPPVSVPDGNKFPIFFTNKRAAAVELCLVEASGQVSMKATVDAGSRETQRSRPGEVWLIRDAVTHLPLGHFVVDDRTAEAIIPAAVAK encoded by the coding sequence ATGCGAGATCGACTTTTGCTGTCGTGTTTGATGGCCATCGTGAGTGCGTTGGTGTGCTCCGGTTCGTACGCGGAAACTCCATCGGTGGAGTCTTCTTCCACCGAGGCGTCTGTACCCAATGTGCTGTTCATTGCGATGGACGATCTGAATGATTGGATCGGTTGCTTGGGGGGGCACCCACAAACGATCACGCCAAACTTGGACCGACTCGCTGCGAGTGGGATTCTGTTTAACAACGCGCATTGTCCGGCACCGGCGTGCAATCCGTGTCGTTCGGCGATCTTTACCGGGCGATCGCCGCATCGAAGTGGGATGTACGACAATCGTCAAGCGATGCGTGAGATCATGCCGACGGAAGTCTTGATCCCGCAGCACTTCCGAAACAATGGTTACCGTGCTTCGGGCTCGGGCAAGATGCTGCACTATTTCATCGAAGCGGCGTCGTGGGATGAGTACTACCCGGCCGCGGAGACGGAAAACCCGCTGCCCGATTCCGCTGATCCGAAGGTGCGTCCGGCAAGTTTGCCACGCGGCGGTCCTTGGCAGTATGTCGATACGGACTGGGCGGCGCTCGACATGACGGACGAGGAGTTTGGTGGGGACTGGCTAACGGCGAAGTATGTATCGGAGCAATTGAATCAAAAGCACGACAAGCCGTTTTTCTTGGCATGCGGTCTTTATAGGCCTCACGAACCGTGGTTTGTTCCAAAGAAGTACTTCGAGCCCTTCCCGCTGGAAAGCATTCAGTTGCCGCCGGGCTATAAGCCGAATGACCTCGACGATGTGCCGGCGGTGGGTGCCAGTGCAGCTCGCAACCGATACTTCGCTCACATTCAAGAGCAGGGGCAATGGAAACAGGGCATCCAAGGTTACTTGGCGTCGATCCACTTTGCCGATGCGATGCTAGGACGCGTCCTCGATGCGTTGGAGGCCAGCCCGAATGCGGACAACACGATCGTGGTGCTTTGGTCGGACCACGGTTGGCAGCTGGGCGAAAAAGAACACTGGCAAAAGTACACACCTTGGCGGGCGGTGACTCGTGTGCCGTTGATGGTCCGTGTGCCTGCAGGAATCTCCACTGCGCTTCCAAGCGGAACCGCGGCGGGCACCGTGTGCGATGCTCCCGTGAACCTGTTAAGCCTTTATCCCACGTTGATTGACCTGTGCGGGTTGCCGAAGAAGTCCGGGAATGACGGTCCCTCGATCTTGCCGCTGCTTTCCGATCCCGCGAATCAAGATTGGACGCATAGCAGCGTCACTTACCTGTCTAAACCGGGCAGCTACAGCGTCAGCAATCGGACGCACCAGTACATTCATTACTACGACGGTAGCGAAGAGTTGTACGATCTGGAAAGCGACCCCTTCGAGTGGACGAACTTGGCGAGTCTGCCGTCTTCGGAAGCAATACTTGAAGCTTTCCGGCGGGATGCCCCGAAAGACTTCCACGAGCGAGTGGAGCCGTCGGTTGATTCGTTAGTGAAGCTACCGTGGTTTCCGAGTCAGGGAAAAAATCCCCCGGTTTCCGTACCAGATGGAAACAAGTTTCCGATCTTCTTCACCAACAAACGTGCGGCGGCTGTGGAGTTGTGTTTGGTCGAAGCATCGGGGCAAGTCTCAATGAAGGCAACTGTTGACGCAGGCAGCCGCGAAACTCAGCGATCGCGTCCAGGCGAAGTGTGGTTGATCCGGGATGCGGTAACGCATCTTCCGCTCGGTCATTTCGTGGTCGACGATCGCACCGCCGAGGCAATCATCCCTGCGGCAGTCGCTAAGTAG